Genomic window (Ananas comosus cultivar F153 linkage group 1, ASM154086v1, whole genome shotgun sequence):
TTCCTtacaaaaccctagttttcatGGACATGTCCTTCTCACTCACTAATAGAACCAATCCTATCCTAAGATTCCTGGTAACTTCTCACACTTAAAAAAGATGATGCATTGGGAAGCTCCCATGCAGCTTCCTCCATTTCATCCTTATTAATTTCTCAAGCAACCTTCTCAATATCTATACATGCATGTagcatcttcttctttccctctatatatttatacctACAAGTCCACTCTAGGTGATCACTTAACATtgttttaattagttataaacaTAGATACATTTCTCTTCTTTATCAATGGCTACCAACAATGCTGGTCTTTCCAAGCCACATTCAAAATGGCTCCTCAACAAGAGCTTCAAGATAagcctccaccgcctccgccgaTCGACATCGTCGTCCAAGCCTGCCGCCAGTGGCTCAGCCACTGCATCGTCCTCCCCGATGTCTTCTGCGGGACGAGCCCGTGAGTATTATCAAGTGTTTCGGCGGTTCGACGCCGATGGAGATGGCAAGATATCGAGCCATGAGCTGAGGTCCTTCCTTCTATGGGCTGGGGAGAAGGTGGTATTCAATTTAAACATACAATTTACTTTGTTTGCATGgttgtatatatgtgtattagCATGTATATACGTATGcatatgtacatgtacatgcatatatattgtatatatgcctatatatatatatagggcctCTTTAACCTTACTGTACGTAAGGTGTAGTATAGTACTGTCAAAAGAAACACTATAAAAACGAAATTCTTTCAAATGCGTGCTTCTCTCTGTAATAGAGtcagaagtttcaaattaaaCATGTATTCTTGCTGTTGGAATTCAGAATCTCATTTCTTCTTGTGGCTAGTTAATAGAAGTGCCAAATTTTCTATAGCTATAACACTATAGCTCAACTGTAAACTTTTATAGCTATAGCTGAAAGCAGAAGTAGAAGAGTGGTTAAACAAAGACACATAATATAGTGTAATGATCATATCTAACTAACACGATACATCTACAAATAGGTGGCAGCAGACGAGGCGGAGAGGGTAGTGGCGGACCTCGACTCCGACGGGGATGGGCTCATGGACTACGGGGACTTCGTTCGACTAATGGAGAGGGATAACGGTGGAAACGAAGAAGGTGGTGGTGATGAGGATGAGGATCTAAGAAGGGCTTTTGAGATGTTTGAAATAGAGAAGGGGTCAGGGTGCATCACAGCTAAAGGGTTGCAACAAGTGCTTGGGCGTTTAGGAGATGTGAGGTCGAGTGAGGAGTGTGAGGCCATGATAAGAGCCTATGATCTTGATGGTGATGGTGTGGTGGATTATCATGAGTTCCAACTCATGATGAACTAAGCATatgcaataataattattattattgctagggTTTGTGTAATTGTTGAGatgaaattattgcatgcatcctattattattattgagttAACTAAAGTTCCTTGttctttcatatatttattgATATTTGTTGTTTGGCCAaataacaggaaaaaaaaaaaattatacaagcTCTTTTCTATTTTCAGCAACAATAATTTCTATGATCATGTTtgcaaagaaaaaatatatagaaaaatatatagaaataaattagaGAAGCTATATATTGAAGAAAACTTAATGTGACACTATTTCAAGTGAATTGTACCAATCAAATAGAGCTATTCAACAAAAGTACACCTTATAATAGGGCCAAAAGGCCCTATCTTAATCAGACTTAgacattttaaataattataaaattcaaacaaaataatttatgaaaatgaGCTAATTAATCAGTAAGTAATTAATGTAGTATTATTTATATGGAGAGGGGCCTTCTTGTTTATGAATGCATTATTGCTCAATTTGGATGCAAGCAGCATATTCTGGTGTAAGCTGTAAAATTAATCACATTCAATagagcaattaattaatttagcaTTAAAATTCATCTGCATCAATACCACAAAAATCATacactaattaaattataaaattatatatagtaaacaaGCATAATTATTAAATTGAGTCTTTCGACCTTATAACTAAGTCTCTCATTGTGTTTTCTCTTAATActtatcaaaaaagaaaaaatattagcTACCATACactcaaatatatttatatattcgtgtattataaatatgaaacaaccgtcgttgtaaagaatgatgtttatatatttttatatatatttaacacttttcCTGACGTGCTCGAAATTTTTTGAAATGCCCATAATGTTACGACAAAtgcacaaacggaaacgaaatgacgaacacaaaaaacaatcaaactacaagcagaaaataaagagacacaTATTTACGTGAAAAATCCTTTGCAAGGAAAAAAtcacgggcgagggaggagagaacttcactatggaacgaaaaggaaatacaatgttcttcaggttacaacccaccacagacattcatttttcctccataattttcttctccaaattggtcgcaccgcgaagctgtcggcgagttgtaaacccgaacctgaatcgatagtagatttcgagtcacatctaacacaTAACGtgttaaatgggagaaaattaataatgctaaaaACTTGGTATAATTCGAACTCAGAACTTtctattttgatattatatgaaacaactgttgtattctaaaaaattaagtcgatagagaacgatatttatatatttttatatttaacactataTGGCCCTtttggattggggataaggggtggaataaccccttatccccctttataccTAAATGCTAATTTTTACCCGAGGATAATAGTTCTCGGATACatgaaataagctggtataactattCTCACCaccaccttcattttctatatataattatccattattttttttatttcatattatttatccaaacgctattttttttatcataaaaaataatctaattttcatccaaacgttatttttcttattctcatactaatatttattttttgtaataattagttcttgtttatatccgaaccaaacgttCCTAAATCTATCAGTTATTTATTTCTCTCGTACTTTTAATTCAACTGGGAAGTAAACGATTGATATAAGATAATTAAATATACaaactttttagaaaaagaaaagacaaaagtAAAACTTAATGAGAAGGAGCAAAGTACAAGGAGGGGAAAGGAGTGAACAGTAAAAGAAGAGACTAACTCACCCATGGCCATGGCCATGGCCACGGGTAGGAGCCACGGGTAGGACCCAGTGTGACGAAGAAGACGACGTCTCAACGGTCAAAGGTGACGGGCGTCTCCGGTCaatccaactctctctctctctcttcaaaaaaaaaaaaaaaaaagcttttttggGTTCTCCAAAGAAGGGCAAATCCTCCATATCCTTTCTCTTGTTTTTGCCGTATAGATCGAGGAAGGAgaggtttttaaaaaaaaaaaaaaaaaaaaagtggcttAGTTTGAAGTGGAAAAGAGCCTTTTTTGATCAATTTGAAGGAGGTTTTAGAACAAAGTTGCTTAGTTTCTTTTTCTGGGTTCAGAGCTCACCTGAATGGCAGTAagtttcatcattttcttcACCTTTTGATATTTTTCTGATGTGGGTTTGTCTTGAATTATCAGAATTTGATGTGGGGAATTGGAAAAATTGCATCTTTGGGTAGTTGGGTACTTCGCTAATTTAGGCAATATGTGGTGATTTGTCATCAATAACTTTAATTCGGTTTTTTAGTTTTCcccctttcttttc
Coding sequences:
- the LOC109722679 gene encoding probable calcium-binding protein CML41; its protein translation is MATNNAGLSKPHSKWLLNKSFKISLHRLRRSTSSSKPAASGSATASSSPMSSAGRAREYYQVFRRFDADGDGKISSHELRSFLLWAGEKVAADEAERVVADLDSDGDGLMDYGDFVRLMERDNGGNEEGGGDEDEDLRRAFEMFEIEKGSGCITAKGLQQVLGRLGDVRSSEECEAMIRAYDLDGDGVVDYHEFQLMMN